The Terracoccus luteus genome includes a region encoding these proteins:
- a CDS encoding beta-class carbonic anhydrase — MTETPTTPTAPTEGGGFDDLLEANRAFAADFHLGGFDGIARRGVALVTCMDSRIDPLGMLGLSPGDAKIFRNPGGRVTDAALEALVLATHLLGVDRVLVVPHTRCAVASNSEAELRERVGQSAGADATWMSFGVITDQRRALREDLARVRSHPLTKEGTLVGGFLYDVDSGLLEPVD; from the coding sequence ATGACCGAGACCCCGACGACCCCGACGGCCCCCACTGAGGGCGGCGGCTTCGACGACCTGCTCGAGGCCAACCGCGCCTTCGCGGCCGACTTCCACCTCGGCGGCTTCGACGGCATCGCCCGGCGTGGCGTCGCCCTCGTGACGTGCATGGACTCGCGCATCGACCCGCTGGGCATGCTGGGCCTGTCCCCCGGCGACGCGAAGATCTTCCGCAACCCCGGGGGGCGGGTCACCGACGCCGCTCTCGAGGCGCTCGTGCTCGCGACGCACCTGCTGGGCGTCGACCGCGTGCTCGTCGTGCCGCACACGCGCTGCGCCGTCGCCTCCAACTCGGAGGCCGAGCTGCGCGAGCGGGTGGGCCAGAGCGCCGGCGCCGACGCGACGTGGATGAGCTTCGGCGTCATCACCGACCAGCGCCGTGCCCTGCGCGAGGACCTCGCCCGGGTGCGTAGCCACCCGCTCACCAAGGAGGGCACCCTCGTCGGGGGCTTCCTCTACGACGTCGACTCGGGCCTGCTCGAGCCCGTCGACTGA
- the rpsI gene encoding 30S ribosomal protein S9 encodes MTDIANEAVLDTDEPELTEYTTETDSSVGGETRRSRQVSTPGAATGRRKQAIARVRIVPGTGEWKINGRTLDAYFPNKVHQQIVKEPLTLLELDGSYDVLVRVHGGGPSGQAGAVRLGVARSLNGVDEELNRPALKKAGFLTRDARVPERKKAGLKKARKAPQYSKR; translated from the coding sequence ATGACTGACATCGCCAACGAGGCCGTGCTCGACACCGACGAGCCCGAGCTGACCGAGTACACGACCGAGACCGACTCGTCGGTCGGCGGCGAGACCCGCCGCAGCCGCCAGGTCTCAACCCCCGGCGCCGCCACCGGCCGTCGCAAGCAGGCCATCGCCCGCGTGCGCATCGTCCCCGGCACGGGTGAGTGGAAGATCAACGGCCGCACCCTCGACGCCTACTTCCCGAACAAGGTGCACCAGCAGATCGTCAAGGAGCCCCTGACGCTGCTCGAGCTCGACGGCTCGTACGACGTGCTCGTGCGCGTGCACGGCGGTGGCCCCTCCGGCCAGGCCGGCGCGGTGCGCCTCGGCGTGGCCCGCTCACTCAACGGGGTCGACGAGGAGCTGAACCGTCCCGCCCTGAAGAAGGCCGGCTTCCTCACCCGCGACGCCCGCGTGCCCGAGCGCAAGAAGGCCGGTCTCAAGAAGGCCCGCAAGGCCCCGCAGTACTCCAAGCGCTGA
- a CDS encoding aldo/keto reductase, translating into MTHRQLGDSGLTVSAVGLGCNNFGRRLDQDATTAVVRAALDAGITLFDTADIYGMGASEEQLGVALGAERENVVVATKFGMDMQGANGPDWGSRGSRRYVRKAVEASLRRLGTDWIDLYQLHRPDPHTPVGETLAALDELVREGKVRYLGSSNFTAWQVVDADWVARSEGRERFVSAQNEYSLLERDVEDELVPACEHVGVGLLPYFPLASGLLTGKYRRDEKAPEGTRLASMDDRLAAADWDTVEALQAYADARDLRLVDVAIGGLAAQPAVASVIAGATSVEQVADNVRAGSWHPSPDDLAELDEITAPD; encoded by the coding sequence ATGACCCATCGGCAGCTCGGCGACAGCGGACTCACGGTCTCGGCCGTCGGGCTCGGCTGCAACAACTTCGGTCGGCGCCTCGACCAGGACGCCACGACCGCCGTCGTGCGGGCCGCTCTCGACGCCGGCATCACCCTCTTCGACACGGCCGACATCTACGGCATGGGGGCGAGCGAGGAGCAGCTCGGGGTCGCCCTGGGCGCCGAGCGCGAGAACGTCGTCGTGGCGACGAAGTTCGGCATGGACATGCAGGGCGCGAACGGCCCCGACTGGGGCTCGCGCGGGTCGCGTCGCTACGTGCGCAAGGCGGTCGAGGCGAGTCTGCGACGTCTCGGCACCGACTGGATCGACCTCTACCAGCTGCACCGTCCCGACCCGCACACCCCGGTGGGGGAGACCCTCGCCGCCCTCGACGAGCTCGTGCGCGAGGGCAAGGTGCGCTACCTCGGGTCGAGCAACTTCACCGCCTGGCAGGTCGTCGATGCCGACTGGGTCGCCCGCTCCGAGGGACGCGAGCGGTTCGTCTCGGCCCAGAACGAGTACTCCCTGCTCGAGCGGGACGTCGAGGACGAGCTCGTGCCGGCGTGCGAGCACGTCGGGGTGGGCCTGCTGCCCTACTTCCCGCTCGCGTCCGGCCTGCTCACCGGCAAGTACCGCCGTGACGAGAAGGCCCCCGAGGGGACCCGGCTCGCGTCGATGGACGACCGCCTGGCCGCCGCCGACTGGGACACCGTCGAGGCGCTGCAGGCCTACGCGGACGCCCGCGACCTGCGCCTCGTCGACGTCGCCATCGGCGGCCTCGCGGCGCAGCCGGCCGTGGCGTCGGTCATCGCCGGGGCGACGTCGGTCGAGCAGGTGGCCGACAACGTGCGGGCCGGCTCGTGGCACCCGAGCCCCGACGACCTCGCCGAGCTCGACGAGATCACCGCTCCCGACTGA
- the rplM gene encoding 50S ribosomal protein L13, giving the protein MRTYTPKPGEVTRTWHVIDANDVVLGRLASQTAVLLRGKHKPQFAPHVDTGDFVIIINAEKVVLTGSKAQKKMAYSHSGFPGGLKATSYTELLAKNPEKAIEKAVRGMLPKNSLARQQLSKLKVYRGAAHPHGAQQPVPFEITQVAQ; this is encoded by the coding sequence ATGCGCACCTACACCCCGAAGCCGGGCGAGGTCACTCGCACCTGGCACGTCATCGACGCGAACGACGTCGTGCTCGGCCGGCTCGCGAGCCAGACGGCCGTGCTGCTGCGCGGCAAGCACAAGCCGCAGTTCGCCCCGCACGTCGACACCGGCGACTTCGTCATCATCATCAACGCCGAGAAGGTCGTGCTGACCGGCTCCAAGGCGCAGAAGAAGATGGCCTACAGCCACTCCGGCTTCCCGGGCGGCCTCAAGGCGACCTCGTACACCGAGCTGCTCGCCAAGAACCCCGAGAAGGCCATCGAGAAGGCCGTCCGCGGCATGCTCCCCAAGAACTCCCTGGCGCGCCAGCAGCTCTCGAAGCTCAAGGTGTACCGCGGCGCCGCGCACCCGCACGGGGCCCAGCAGCCCGTCCCCTTCGAGATCACCCAGGTCGCGCAGTAA
- a CDS encoding ArsR/SmtB family transcription factor, whose amino-acid sequence MAASDPRHDTSRTRGPARTAASSAPSASTASVDPTHGADTDAAPLTPDALAALAHPVRSRLVAHLRESGPATATELAATLGTNSGATSYHLRRLESVGLVRDTGEGKGRRRVWSAPARSLWWQQDDLDDDSESALAWLGRDLVRHFAEQYDHWLEQSGGWPETWQDACGVDDASVLVTPESLQQMRSELREVVQRYRRVGQGNPRARRVAVYDFAYPVDLDRPPVDATT is encoded by the coding sequence ATGGCTGCGAGCGACCCCCGACACGACACCTCGAGGACCCGGGGGCCGGCGAGAACAGCAGCGTCCTCGGCGCCCTCGGCGTCCACGGCATCCGTCGACCCGACGCACGGTGCCGACACGGATGCCGCGCCGCTCACGCCCGACGCGCTGGCGGCCCTGGCCCACCCCGTGCGCTCGCGCCTCGTCGCCCACCTGCGCGAGTCCGGTCCGGCCACGGCCACCGAGCTGGCGGCGACGCTCGGCACGAACAGCGGCGCGACGAGCTACCACCTGCGTCGGCTGGAGTCGGTGGGCCTCGTGCGCGACACCGGCGAGGGCAAAGGGCGCCGACGGGTGTGGTCGGCCCCGGCCCGCTCGCTCTGGTGGCAGCAGGACGACCTCGACGACGACTCTGAGTCGGCCCTCGCCTGGCTCGGGCGCGACCTCGTGCGCCACTTCGCCGAGCAGTACGACCACTGGCTCGAGCAGTCGGGCGGCTGGCCCGAGACGTGGCAGGACGCCTGCGGCGTCGACGACGCGTCGGTGCTCGTCACGCCCGAGTCGCTGCAGCAGATGCGGTCCGAGCTGCGCGAGGTCGTGCAGCGCTACCGCCGCGTCGGCCAGGGCAACCCGCGGGCGCGACGGGTCGCGGTGTACGACTTCGCCTACCCGGTCGACCTCGACCGTCCCCCGGTGGACGCGACGACGTGA
- the glmM gene encoding phosphoglucosamine mutase, which produces MARLFGTDGVRGLANRDITAELALDLSVAAAHVLAEVGEFQGHRPVAVVGRDPRASGEFLSAATVAGLASAGVDVRDAGVLPTPAIAFLVAEQEADLGAMLSASHNPMPDNGIKFFARGGHKLADELEDRIEKRLRADWERPVGTGVGRITPFVDGADRYVAHLLGVLPHRLEGLHVVIDAANGAAAVVAPAAFEAAGARVTVIGADPNGENINEDCGSTHIGGLQQAVVAAGADVGIALDGDADRCLAVDADGRLVDGDQIMAILAVALKDAGRLRHDTLVATVMSNLGMIRALDEHGITVLQTAVGDRYVLEGMNEGGYSLGGEQSGHVVMLDHGTTGDGTLTGLMLAARMAATGRSLAELAAIMSHFPQVLVNVPDVDKARLESSTVVSDAVTAAENELGDTGRVLLRKSGTEPVVRVMVEAADEQQATEVAHRLVGVVQAELAL; this is translated from the coding sequence GTGGCTCGACTCTTCGGCACCGACGGGGTGCGCGGCCTGGCGAACAGGGACATCACGGCCGAGCTCGCGCTCGACCTCTCCGTGGCGGCGGCCCACGTCCTCGCCGAGGTGGGGGAGTTCCAGGGCCACCGGCCCGTCGCCGTCGTGGGCCGTGACCCGCGTGCGTCCGGCGAGTTCCTCTCCGCCGCGACCGTCGCCGGCCTCGCGTCGGCCGGCGTCGACGTGCGCGACGCCGGGGTGCTGCCGACCCCCGCCATCGCCTTCCTCGTCGCCGAGCAGGAGGCCGACCTCGGCGCCATGCTCAGCGCCTCGCACAACCCCATGCCCGACAACGGCATCAAGTTCTTCGCCCGCGGCGGGCACAAGCTCGCCGACGAGCTCGAGGACCGCATCGAGAAGCGCCTGCGCGCCGACTGGGAGCGCCCTGTCGGCACCGGCGTCGGCCGTATCACCCCCTTCGTCGACGGCGCCGACCGCTACGTCGCGCACCTGCTCGGCGTGCTGCCCCACCGTCTCGAGGGCCTCCACGTCGTCATCGACGCAGCCAACGGCGCCGCCGCGGTCGTGGCCCCCGCCGCCTTCGAGGCCGCCGGGGCCCGGGTCACCGTCATCGGGGCCGACCCCAACGGCGAGAACATCAACGAGGACTGCGGCTCGACCCACATCGGTGGACTCCAGCAGGCCGTCGTCGCGGCGGGCGCCGACGTCGGCATCGCCCTCGACGGCGACGCCGACCGGTGCCTCGCGGTCGACGCCGACGGCCGTCTCGTCGACGGTGACCAGATCATGGCCATCCTCGCCGTCGCCCTCAAGGATGCCGGTCGGCTTCGTCACGACACCCTCGTGGCCACCGTGATGTCGAACCTCGGCATGATCCGGGCCCTCGACGAGCACGGCATCACCGTGCTGCAGACCGCGGTCGGTGACCGCTACGTGCTCGAGGGCATGAACGAGGGTGGCTACTCGCTCGGCGGCGAGCAGTCGGGCCACGTCGTCATGCTCGACCACGGCACGACCGGCGACGGGACCCTCACCGGCCTCATGCTCGCGGCCCGCATGGCCGCCACGGGCAGGTCGCTCGCCGAGCTGGCCGCCATCATGAGCCACTTCCCGCAGGTGCTCGTCAACGTCCCCGACGTCGACAAGGCGCGCCTCGAGAGCAGCACCGTCGTGTCCGACGCCGTCACCGCCGCCGAGAACGAGCTGGGCGACACCGGCCGCGTGCTGCTGCGCAAGTCGGGCACCGAGCCCGTCGTGCGCGTCATGGTCGAGGCCGCCGACGAGCAGCAGGCCACGGAGGTCGCGCACCGGCTCGTCGGCGTCGTGCAGGCCGAGCTCGCGCTCTGA
- a CDS encoding fumarate hydratase gives MTSFEYEDLLPIGSDETPYRRLTTEGVRTVEGPGGRTFLEVDDEALRLLTETAMHDIAHYLRPGHLQQLRNILEDPEASNNDKFVALDLLKNANIAAGGVLPMCQDTGTAIVMGKRGQHVLTTGTDERAVSEGVGDAYTRLNLRYSQMAPLTMWDERNTGSNLPAQVELYADTAPGHEAQYKFLFMAKGGGSANKSFLYQETKAILNEGAMLRFLDEKLRSLGTAACPPYHLAIVIGGTSAEFALKTAKYASAKYLDTLPTTGSPTAHGFRDTELEEKVLELTRQFGIGAQFGGKYFCHDVRVVRLPRHGASLPVAIAVSCSADRQCLGKITPEGVFIEQLETDPARFLPDAGSVDLGDHEDDAVGVSSTSRNVVVKVDLNQPMDDILAELSRHPVKTRLSLTGPLVVARDIAHAKIKERLDAGEPMPQYLRDHPVYYAGPAKTPEGMPSGSFGPTTAGRMDSYVEQFQAAGGSKVMLAKGNRSQQVTDACASHGGFYLGSIGGPAARLAQDCIRHVEVLEYEELGMEAVWKIDVEDFPAFIVVDDKGHDFFADVSKPVAFTIEKRPGL, from the coding sequence GTGACCAGCTTCGAGTACGAGGACCTGCTGCCGATCGGGTCCGACGAGACCCCCTACCGTCGCCTGACGACCGAGGGCGTGCGCACCGTCGAGGGGCCGGGCGGGCGCACCTTCCTCGAGGTCGACGACGAGGCGCTGCGGTTGCTCACCGAGACCGCGATGCACGACATCGCCCACTACCTGCGCCCCGGGCACCTGCAGCAGCTGCGGAACATCCTCGAGGACCCCGAGGCGAGCAACAACGACAAGTTCGTCGCCCTCGACCTGCTCAAGAACGCGAACATCGCCGCGGGCGGTGTGCTGCCGATGTGCCAGGACACCGGCACCGCCATCGTCATGGGCAAGCGCGGCCAGCACGTGCTGACCACCGGCACCGACGAGCGCGCCGTCAGCGAGGGCGTGGGCGACGCCTACACCCGGCTCAACCTGCGCTACTCGCAGATGGCGCCGCTGACGATGTGGGACGAGCGCAACACCGGCAGCAACCTGCCCGCCCAGGTCGAGCTCTACGCCGACACCGCGCCCGGTCACGAGGCGCAGTACAAGTTCCTCTTCATGGCCAAGGGCGGCGGCTCGGCGAACAAGAGCTTCCTCTACCAGGAGACGAAGGCGATCCTCAACGAAGGGGCCATGCTGCGCTTCCTCGACGAGAAGCTGCGCTCGCTCGGCACCGCGGCCTGCCCGCCGTACCACCTCGCCATCGTCATCGGCGGCACGAGCGCAGAGTTCGCCCTCAAGACGGCGAAGTACGCGTCGGCCAAGTACCTCGACACCCTACCCACGACCGGCTCGCCCACGGCCCACGGGTTCCGCGACACCGAGCTCGAGGAGAAGGTGCTCGAGCTGACCCGGCAGTTCGGCATCGGCGCGCAGTTCGGCGGCAAGTACTTCTGCCACGACGTGCGCGTCGTGCGCCTCCCCCGCCACGGCGCCAGCCTGCCCGTGGCCATCGCGGTCTCGTGCTCGGCCGACCGCCAGTGCCTCGGCAAGATCACCCCCGAGGGCGTCTTCATCGAGCAGCTCGAGACAGACCCCGCGCGCTTCCTGCCGGATGCCGGGAGCGTCGACCTGGGCGACCACGAGGACGACGCGGTCGGCGTGAGCTCGACGAGCCGCAACGTCGTCGTCAAGGTCGATCTCAACCAGCCGATGGACGACATCCTCGCCGAGCTTTCACGGCATCCGGTCAAGACCCGCCTGTCGCTCACGGGCCCGCTCGTCGTCGCCCGCGACATCGCGCACGCCAAGATCAAGGAGCGCCTCGACGCGGGCGAGCCGATGCCGCAGTACCTGCGCGACCACCCCGTGTACTACGCCGGCCCCGCCAAGACCCCCGAGGGGATGCCGTCGGGCTCGTTCGGGCCCACGACCGCCGGGCGCATGGACAGCTACGTCGAGCAGTTCCAGGCCGCCGGCGGCAGCAAGGTCATGCTCGCCAAGGGCAACCGCAGCCAGCAGGTGACCGACGCGTGCGCGAGCCACGGCGGGTTCTACCTCGGCTCCATCGGCGGCCCCGCCGCCCGACTGGCCCAGGACTGCATCCGCCACGTCGAGGTGCTCGAGTACGAGGAGCTCGGCATGGAGGCGGTGTGGAAGATCGACGTCGAGGACTTCCCGGCCTTCATCGTCGTCGACGACAAGGGCCACGACTTCTTCGCCGACGTGAGCAAGCCCGTGGCCTTCACCATCGAGAAGCGGCCCGGGCTCTGA